A section of the Streptomyces sp. CG1 genome encodes:
- a CDS encoding DUF3631 domain-containing protein produces MQPENPAPYSTPVPHAAAWPPVAVPGEPDQGEPEPTAQVEAVETPAPDSEPTVGSALLDELREQIAKFVILPSPEALDAVTLWVAATHLQPAWQHAPRLAVVGPAKRCGKSRLLDVLTETVHEPMLTINTTPAAVFRSITEEPPTLLVDEADTIFGTPKMAEKNEEMRGLLNAGHQRNRYVTRVVGNDHTPHRFATFAMAALAGIGDLPDTIMDRSVVIRMRRRAEGERVKPFRSRRDTPALHDVRDRIAAWARPLVDEAADLEPEMPVEDRAADTWEPLVIVADLAAGPWPRRAREACARMVNSEVEVEEEQAGGARILADIRRIFFAQREVDSLSTEELLHHLLQNTESPWAEWGRHGLTSRNLSDMLRPFDIRPGNVRLADGTQRKGYMRNKFLDAWRRYCPTVHPVDTEPATPAAD; encoded by the coding sequence GTGCAACCTGAGAACCCCGCGCCCTATTCCACCCCCGTACCCCATGCCGCCGCATGGCCGCCGGTCGCGGTACCGGGCGAGCCAGACCAGGGCGAACCCGAGCCGACTGCGCAGGTCGAGGCGGTCGAGACTCCGGCGCCGGATTCGGAGCCGACCGTCGGCTCGGCGCTGCTGGACGAACTGCGTGAGCAGATAGCGAAGTTCGTGATCCTGCCCTCGCCGGAAGCGCTGGATGCGGTGACGCTGTGGGTGGCGGCGACGCACTTGCAGCCCGCGTGGCAGCACGCGCCGCGGCTGGCGGTGGTGGGTCCGGCGAAGCGGTGCGGCAAGTCGCGGCTGCTGGACGTGCTGACCGAGACGGTCCACGAGCCGATGCTCACCATCAACACCACACCGGCTGCGGTCTTCCGGTCGATCACCGAGGAGCCGCCCACGCTCCTGGTGGACGAGGCGGACACCATCTTCGGCACGCCGAAGATGGCGGAGAAGAACGAGGAGATGCGCGGCCTGCTCAACGCCGGCCACCAACGCAACCGCTACGTCACCCGGGTCGTCGGCAACGACCACACCCCGCACCGGTTCGCCACCTTCGCCATGGCCGCCCTCGCCGGCATCGGTGACCTGCCCGACACGATCATGGACCGGTCGGTGGTCATCCGTATGCGCCGCCGGGCGGAGGGCGAGCGCGTCAAGCCCTTCCGCTCCCGCCGCGACACTCCGGCCCTGCACGACGTACGCGACCGGATCGCCGCCTGGGCCCGCCCGCTGGTGGACGAGGCGGCGGACCTGGAGCCGGAGATGCCGGTGGAGGACCGGGCCGCCGACACCTGGGAGCCCCTGGTCATCGTCGCTGACCTCGCCGCCGGGCCCTGGCCCCGGCGCGCCCGCGAGGCGTGCGCGCGGATGGTCAACTCCGAGGTCGAGGTGGAGGAGGAGCAGGCCGGTGGAGCGCGGATCCTCGCCGACATCCGCCGGATCTTCTTCGCCCAACGGGAGGTCGACAGCCTCTCCACGGAGGAGCTGCTGCACCATCTGCTGCAGAACACCGAGAGCCCGTGGGCGGAATGGGGACGCCACGGGCTGACGTCCCGCAATCTGTCGGACATGCTGCGGCCGTTCGACATCAGGCCAGGCAACGTCCGCCTCGCCGACGGAACCCAGCGCAAGGGCTACATGCGCAACAAGTTCCTCGACGCGTGGCGGCGCTACTGCCCCACTGTCCACCCTGTGGATACCGAGCCTGCCACCCCCGCCGCAGACTGA
- a CDS encoding helix-turn-helix domain-containing protein, translating into MTQRGFDDGSDEDAVPEWADRIKANVAGEVRRRRKEMGWSAQELADRCEELGHAIPRNVIANMESGRRANLPLVDVMVLAAALETYPVCLIFPVGYVEKTQELPFQHLVPTWDALRRFTGEEEVPGYDAGLVPDFELHASLVRTALAALEEEERARFAAKTATSRAEKEEVERQQAKYADQAISAKYRLRYLRRDLREEGATPPDLPPALGDVDPPEFDTDTTKEERL; encoded by the coding sequence ATGACACAACGCGGTTTCGATGATGGAAGTGACGAGGACGCCGTCCCCGAGTGGGCGGACCGCATCAAGGCCAACGTCGCCGGCGAAGTGCGGCGCAGAAGGAAGGAGATGGGATGGAGCGCGCAGGAGCTGGCCGACCGGTGCGAGGAGCTCGGGCACGCCATCCCGCGCAACGTGATCGCCAACATGGAGTCCGGCCGCCGAGCCAACCTTCCCCTCGTGGACGTCATGGTCCTGGCCGCCGCCCTGGAGACGTACCCGGTCTGCTTGATCTTCCCGGTCGGCTACGTCGAGAAGACCCAGGAACTGCCGTTCCAGCACCTCGTGCCCACCTGGGACGCCCTGCGCCGCTTCACCGGTGAGGAGGAGGTGCCCGGCTACGACGCGGGCCTCGTCCCCGACTTCGAGCTTCACGCCAGCCTCGTGCGTACCGCTCTGGCCGCACTCGAAGAGGAAGAACGGGCCCGGTTCGCGGCGAAGACGGCCACCAGCCGCGCCGAGAAGGAAGAGGTCGAGCGCCAGCAGGCCAAGTACGCCGACCAGGCCATCTCCGCCAAGTACAGGCTCCGCTACCTCCGCCGCGACCTCCGCGAGGAGGGGGCTACCCCACCCGACCTGCCACCTGCACTGGGCGACGTCGACCCGCCCGAATTCGATACCGACACCACCAAGGAGGAACGCCTTTGA